The sequence below is a genomic window from Streptomyces sp. B21-105.
CGAGCCGACATCGACACCGTGGATGCGTCGGGGCCCCACGTCGATGCCGTGCACGGCGAGCCACAGGGTCCGACGGCGAGCACGCTGCCGCCTGGCCTGCCCACGCTGCTCGTGGGCAAGGAGATAGGGGCGGACGAGCCGGGAGTCCTCGCCGCAGAGGGGGGTTGTGTGGGGGGAGGGGCGGTGGCAGGGTGCGACGGGCGAGGCAGGTACGGCGGCATGCAGTTCCCCTGCGCCGACGGAGAGCCGGTGCCGCCCGGAGGCGGGCCAGAGCAGCCGCAGCAGCGGCGCGATGAAGTGAGCGATATGGTGCAACACGTTCTCAACTCCAGAGTTGTTGAGGGCCATGCCCCCGGGCCGTCGCAAGCGGTCGCGGGGGTCCTTGCTTTCGGCCGAGATCACTTCGAGCCTGTGCAAGATGTAACCGCTCGGACACCCTCCGCAGGTACCGTTGGAAACCGGTGGGACCGTGAACACCGTGAACGACGTCGTTGAACACCACGCAAGCCGTCGGGAGTTGAGGACATGGCACGGAAGCGCACCCCCAACCGCGCCCTGGACAACCTGCTTGACCAGGCACGATGGACCAGGACCCAGCTCGCGCAGCAGGTAAACCGCCTCGGCCCTCAGGCAGGACTCGCCCTTACGTACGACCGCACCGCAGTAGCGCACTGGATTGCAGGAGTCCAGCCAAAACCCCAGGTCAGGGCGCTGATCGTCGAGGCTCTCTCGGCGCGGCTGGGACGACCCGTCACCCACGCGGAAGCCGGCCTGAAGCCCGCACCGTCACTCATGGGGTCCCAAAACGCTGACACTGTCGAGGAGTTGATCGACCTCGGAAGGGCAACCATGGATCCGTCCCGCCGCAGCGTGCTGGCTGCCACGGTCTTCTCTGCCGCACTGTCGGTTCCGGCGTTCGCCCTCCCCGCGCGAGCGGCTGATGAATCGGTGACCCCCGGCAAGAAGACCGTTCGTATCGGCTCCTCACAGGTGCAGTCGATCCGCACGATGACTGATCGGATCGCAGACATCCTCGACGAACTCGGTGCCGGGCACGCGATGCCCATGGCGTCCGCGTTCCTCGTCAACACCGTCGGCCCATGGCTCCGGGCACAGGCCACGGAACCCGTACGCAGGGACATGCTGGCCGCCGCGTCCGACCTCACGTACCTGACCGGCTGGATGGCCATGTACGAGAAGGCCCACGGCCTCGGACAGCGCTACTACGTCCAGGCCCTCGGCCTGGCCCGCGAGGCGGAAGACCACGTCACCTACTGCAGGACCCTGCGCGGCATGTCACTCCAGGCCTCCAACCTGGGCTACGGCCCCAAGGCTTTGGAACTCGCGGACTCCGCAGCAGAAGCAGCCCCCTCCGCAGGCCCGCGTCTCGTGGCGTTTCTACGCGGCCAGCAGGCCCACTCCGCGGCCATGGTGGGCCTGACGCAACAAGCCCACGCCCGTCTGAAGGAGGCGGAGGCCGCGCTGTCGAAAGCTGACAACCGCAGGGATGCGATCGGCGGCTACGACCAGACCGCCTACCTCTTCCATGTCTCCCACGTCCTCTACGAGGAGAAGGATTTCACGGGCTCGATCAAAGCCCTGAAACAGTCGATCCGCCTGCAGCCGAAGCAGGAACGCCAGGGCCGCGTACACGCCTACGCGCTTCTTGCGCAACGCCAGCTGCGTGTCGGTCACCTGGACGCGGCCTGCGAGAGCTGGTCACGATTCCTGGACGAGTACGAACACGTCTCATCCAACCGTGGCGACGACCACTTCCGCACGATGAGCACGGAACTGCGTCGGCACCCGACCGCCCAGCCTGTGCGTGAACTGGCGCGCCGAGCGCAGCATGTCGCCGCAGCCAAGGCGGCCTGAAGCTCGCAGCCCCCGAGAGGGATGGCCCATTTCGCAGCCAAGAACAAAGGACACGGAGAGATGAAGTGTACAAATGACCGAAGAACACAGCTCTGCAACTTCCTCGAAATTCCTCGACACGGTCCTTGCCGCCGACCGGTTCCTGAACACGCCCCGAGGCATCATGCTCATATCTTTCCTGGTCATTATGACAGGCTTCGTTTTTCCCCAGAAGAGTCTGATTATCGGTGCCGTGATCATGGCCTGCTGGATTGCCGTCGGTCTCACAGGCAAGCGCCATGAGAAGAATCGCTCTCGAAACTCGCGCTGACGGGACGAGAAAAGGTCCACGAGAACGAGCACCGAGACAGGCGAGCACCTGTTTGCGAGCCCCTGGACGCAGCCGATCAGCCGTTAACTAGGACGTCGCGGAACTGGCTGATCAGCTTGTGTGCATTGTCCGCTGGTCCTGCTGGCCGTACAACAGCCGGCAGCCCCCACCCCCAGGAGCACCGCTGGCCACAGGCATGGATTTCTGATGGAACCAGCCCAGACACCCGACGCCCGGCCACCTGGGCATCTCGCTGGCCGTTGACAATCCGCACGGCCTTCGTACTGAACGTGTGTGACTCTCGGTCAAAGCACATGTTCAGACGAAAACCGTTTTAGTGTACGGCGGTTACCGAGCCAAGTGATCAGTTCCTGACATCATTCGACGCCGGACGTCGCGTAGCAGTTCAGGTGCTTCATTTCCTCAGCTCAGCCTGCTCGTTGTCCTGCCAAGACGCCTCAACCGCGAAACGAGAATTCAACGCGGACAGAAGCCACCACAGCATTTCGGTTGACGGCGCAGGACGCAGACGAGGTCCTCCCCCAGTACCACCACTCACCCTTGACCTCCCACCTGAGGCCGCCACCGTCTCGGCTCATGCAGGTGACGACTGCGCGGTGTCTTCTGACGGCACTGGGGAGGTAGCGCGGGCAATTGACGTTTCCGGTCTGGCCGCTCGTCCACACCCTGCAGCCTGCGCTGGATGCCGACGCTGTGGTAATTGCCACAGAGGTTGCTTCAGCCGATGTTGCTGCGAACATTCCCGATGCTAACGCTACTCCGGTGAAACTAGCGACGACGGCTGTCCTGAGAGAACGCATATTTCCTCGCTTTCATCCTCGGATTTCATGGAAGGGGCCCTGTAACCCCTCGGTCGACGCAACGGTGACGCTTAAGAAAACACAGAAGGACGGGATGTGCCACGACATACTGCGGCTCAGCGTTGCCTCGGCACTAAGGCACAGCTACCCTCTCCGGCGGCTGATCGTATGGACGTATGTATCCTTGACTGTTCCACATGTGGCGATGGAGGTATTGCCTCGGTGTACAGGGCCTTCGCTCACCCAAGTCCGGCCGTCACTTGCCAGACAGTTCACCATGGCTTTGTGACGTATAATTGCCGACCATCCACCGGAGCAGAGTGCATTTCCGGAGTTCCTCCCGCCGGCCGGGCAGGCGGATTTCGTGTACGTGTGGAAATTGCCGGCGGCGGGAGATTTGCTGGCGACGATAGCCATCCCTGCAGAGGATCCCAGGGTGAGGTATTTCTTCATTTCTCCAGTGGAACGAATGCGCTGATGAAGCGCCGTCGTGAATGTCTAGGGAGCAACCAATTGATTCTCCCTGCCGATCCCGGAGGCGTTTCCGTCGACGTGCAGGCTCAGCTCACCGTCGGACCAGCGCACGATGGTGTCGTCCGGCCAGGGATTGTCCGAATAGTCACCACCACTGACGATCATGGCGTGGGTCCACAGCTTGTTCGCGGGCTTCCAGTTGTGCTCGGTGCCAAGCCCGTTGCCGGAGAAATCGCCGTAGCAAGTGACCTCGCCGTCCGACCAGCGAACTACCAAATCCCAGACATCCCCATGGGAGTAGTCGCCGGAGCCCAGCTCCACAGCGTGCGTCCACGTCTCATTGCGCCCGTGCACCTTAATCTCTTTGCCGAGCTTGTCGCCCGTATTCTGGTAGACGGTCAGTTCACCGTCCGACCAGCGGACCACGAGATCGTCTTGCCACTGATTTCCACCGAAGCGGCCTGCCGTGAGGGAAACCGCATACTGGCCCCACGTGGCGTTCTTGGCGACGAGCTGCTTCTCGCCATGGAATCCCTTTTCGTCCACTGAGGGGTACAGCGTCACCTCTCCGTCGGACCAGCGCACGATGAGATCCGAGCCGTTGTCCCCGGTAAAGTCACCGGCGACCACCTGCTTGGCATGGTCGGCCCACAGGTCGTTGGGTTTCTGTAGAGTGAACTCGCGGTCGAAGTAGTTAAGGTTCTTATCCGCTCCGCGGTAAAGCGATAGTTCGCCGTCCGTCCACATGACGACCATGTCCATGCGGTCGTCCTCGACGGCCCCGTTGAGAGTGAAATAGCCGGACTGGATGTCCTTGGCGTGCTTCCACATGGAAGCCGCAGGGAGCACGATGGGTGCGGGTATCCGGCCAGCGACGGCTGCGTCGTAGATCCGCTTGATCTCGTCGCCGAAATAGGACGAGTATGATGTGTCGGCGCTGGTGCCGCCGGTCTTCCAGCCGCCGGTCACACCGATGAGCTTCGGGGACTCGGAGCCGGCGGTAATGAACGGCCCGCCGGACGTCCCGGAGACATAGCCGTCGCAGTTAACCTCGGTGAAGGTGCCGCCCTTCACTTCGCCATCGTTTCCCGTGGTGAACTTCTTGGCCGGTGTCACGCAGTCCAGGGGGTCCTGCTTCGACGCGAAGCCCGGATAGCCGATGACGCGGGTCTTGGGGTGGTCGAAGCCGGTGTTGATGCCAAGTTCGATGGCTCCGACGACATCCTGGACGAGCTTTCCGTCGGACCGGGCGCCGGTCTTCAGGATGGCGAAGTCCAAGTTGGTGTACGCCTTGTCCCCGCCTTTCCTCATATAGCGCGGGTCCGCGTAGATCTGTCCCTTCTGGATCGGGTAGACACCGTGGGGCTTTGGGTTCCTTTTGCTGTGCTGAGGAACGAAGGCGAGCGCCTGCTGCTGGTCATTGCCATCGAAGCAGTGTGCGGCCGTGGCCACCAGGTTCTTGCCGGGAGACCTCACCACCGTGCCGCCGCAGAACCGGTAGAACAGCTCACCATTCTCATCCGTTTCGGCCCAAAAGAAGGTGCCGACTTCCTTGATCCCCTCGAACGGGTGCGAGGGGGAGAACGGACGCGGTCCCTGCTCGCGCACACTGGCTGGTGGCGTCGTCTCGCGCGCCTCCTGCTCTTCGACCGGGATGGCCTGGGCCATGCGCTCCTCGGACCAGAACGCATCCAGTCCACCGGCACCTGCCGAGGTCAGTCGTGTCGTGGGAGCGGGCGGCTCAGTGGGTGCGGGCGGCACCGTGGGGTCACTGGACCGGACCGGGTGACCCGGTGGCGTGGTGGTCGAGCCTGGCGGTGCTGTCAGGGTGGGGGGAGCCAACGTGGTGGCGGACGGGGTCGGAACCGCCGATGGCGAACCGGTGATGTCGTCCGACGTCACCACAGGACTCGGGACGGTACCCGAGGGCGCGGCCGACACAGTGGCGGCATGGGCGGGTATTGGGCCAGCGAGAATCACGATGGCGCCGAGCGCTATCGTCGGCAAGGTACGTAATCGCATGAAACGGGCTTCCCCCAGTAGTGGACATGCGAGCGAGTCCGGTGGTCAGCCGGACAAAGATCCGCTCGTGGTCAGGGCTAGACCGTAACCAGGAGATTGCCGAGTTCACGAGCCCTTTCGACGTTTTGGCCGCATCTCGGTGGAACGGATGGGCGCTGGGTTCCATCTCTCCACTTGGAGACAAAGGCGAGTAGGGGAGAGCAATGAGGACAACAGTACGTACCGCGCTTGTCATGACCGTAGGGGTGCTCTGTATCCCCCTGGCGGGGTGCGCTCGCTCAGAAGCCCCCAAGGGTTCGGCCTTACCGAGTAAGACAGATGCGGCCTACGCGGTGGCCTACGGTGCGGGGCATAGAACAGGGAAGGCCATCTACGACTCGCAGGGTAAAGGAGCGGCTGTACGTGAAACCGTTTGGGGTGGCTGCACACGACGGGCCCTCGACGCCAAAGCCACCGAAGCCGAGGCTGACCGGGGCGCCTGGGTGCAAGGCTGCCTGGACGGCGTTGCCAACAGGCCTGCCAGTCCCCCAACCGCCGCAATCACCAGCCGCACCGAGGACGCGGACTTGATGCGGGCGTTCCGCTCTTGGGCGGATGCCAACGGCAGGAGGGAGTTAGCTCAGCATGTGTCCAAACTGATCGTGGCACAACTAACGAGGACGGACTACGACCTCGAGTTGAGCACCGAATACGACGCAGCCAGCCGCGAGCAGGCCAACGAACTCGCACGAAGCTTCGTCACCTGGTGGGATGGCGACCACGGCAAGGGCGAAGACGGCGTCGCCCGCAACGTCCTGGTCCTCGGTGGCGACGGAAAGATGCTGCTGACTCAGAGAATCTAGCCTCGATCTTGCATGACGGTCCGCCGACGGAGTCGGTGGGCCGTTTCATTTTCGGTGGCTGGTGAAGGGCAGGCCAGTGGCCCGGGTGTCGCCTCGGGTGGGCGCCGGGTTCCACTGCTCCGGACTGAGCTGTTTTTCTCGTAGGGGCGGGAAAGTTGCTGTTCAATCGGGGTCCGGCAGGAGGGCGAGCCGTTCGAGGGCGCCTGTGATCTCGCTGGTCCAGGGCCAGTGACGGGCGAGGCGGAGGATGCGGCGTCGGCCGGTGGTGACGAGTTGTGCGGCTGCGGAGAGCAGGCGGAATCTCAGGTGGCGGGGTTCCCAGAGCCGGGTCGTGCCGGTGAGGGCGAGCATGGGCATCCAGGCCAGCAGGTCGAGGGCGATCTGGACGATCTCCAGCCAGATCTTGTTCTGGGCTGTTGTGTGGAGGGGCAGGTTGCGCAGGCCGGTGGCCCGGGCGGCTCGGATGCGGTCCTCGGCCCGGGCCCGCAGTCGGTGACGGAGTTCGAGGGCGGCGAGCGGCCGGTGGGGGGTGTTGGTCGCGAAGCAGGTGATCCGCATGCCGTCCGCGTCCGTGATCCTCAACTGGGCCCCGGGGTGGTTGAGTCGACCCGCAGCGCGGTGCCGGTGTCGCCACCGGTCCGTCTCTGCGGGCCGCTCGCCGAACCCGGCGTGCGCGTTTCCACGCACCGGGCTCTCCACGGTCTCTGCCGTCAGGCGTGGTTGGCCAGGGTCCAGGGATTTGGGATCTTGTTGCCGCGGTACCGGTATCGCTCGGTTGGCACCCGGCCGAGGTTGAACAGTTCGACCCCGTCTGATGAAGGCATCCGCCACCGGCCTGTGTGGTCGGTGAGGTGCCTTCGAAGATCGGTCCAGCTCCAGTGGTGCAGCCGCATCCACCACCGGGCAACCCGCCGCCAGACGAAAATGGCGAGGGTTTACATGGTGCTCTTGGCGACTGCGTATCTGAAGTAGTTGGACCAGCCGCGCATGATCCGGTTGAGCCGTCTCAGCACGTCCCTGGGTGGCTGTTGCGACAACCTGGGTGTCAGCAGGGCTCCGTCAAGTTCCGTGATTGCGTGGAGGGTTGGCGATCAGGCCGGTAGGGGCGGATACCAGAGCAGGCACGGGGGTTCGTGATCATTGTGGTGTCGAAGCCAGATGATCACGAGGACGTCCCGTGCCTGCTGTTGCATCTTCCCCTATCCCTGCCGTGCTGGAGAAGCTGGGGCCGCTGGATGCGGACCGGATCGCTGACCTGCGTCCCTACCTCGAATCGGTTCCGGATCCGCGCTCACGCCGGGGCCGGTGGTACTCGCTGACGGCGATCTTGCTGGTGTGCGCCTGCGCGGCCGTCTGCGGCGCGAAGAGCATCGACGAACTCGCCGAGTTCGGCGAGCGGGCCACGAACTCGCTGCTGGCGTCCCTCGGGGTACGCCGTCACCTGCTCGGCTGGCGGCGCAGCCCCAAACCGGTCACTCTCGGACGCGTCCTTCAGGCACTTGACGGCGACGCCCTGGACCAGGCCGTTGGCGCCTACCTGGCCGACCGGCACCGCATCACCGCGTCCGCGGACGTGCCCGAGGCCCGAGCGCGGCAGGTCATCGCCGTGGACGGCAAGGCCCTCAAGGGCTCAGCCCGCCTGGACACGCCGCGCCGTCACCTGCTCTCGGCGGTCACCCACGACCGCGTCGCCACGATCGCCCAGGTCGAAGTCGGTGCGAAGACCAACGAAGTGCGCCACTTCAAGCCCCTGCTGGCACCACTCGACCTCGCCGACACCGTCGTCACCTTCGATGCCCTCCATTCGGTGAAGGCCAACATCACCTGGCTGGTCGAGACGAAGAAGGCCCACTACATCGCCGTCATCAAGACCAACCAGCCCACCGCCTACGCCCAGCTCGCCGCCCTGCCCTGGACATCGATCAAGGTCCAGCACACCGCCTCCGCCACCGCCCACGGCCGCCGCGAGTCCCGCTCGATCAAGACCTGCGCCATCGCCGACAACCTCGGCGGCATCGCTTTCCCCCACGCCCACCTCGCCATCCGGGTCCACCGCCGCCGCAAGCCCACCGGCCGGCCCGAAACCCGCGAGAACGTCTACGCGGTCACCAGCCTCGCCGCCCATCAAACCCGCCCCGCCGACCTCGCCGCCGCCATTCGCGAGCACTGGGGAATCGAAAATTCCTCCCACTACATCCGAGATGTCACGTTCGCTGAGGACGCCTCGACTATTCACGCCGGAACCGCACCCCGCGCCATGGCCACCATCCGCAACCTCGCCATCGGCACCCTGAAGATCCTCGGAGCCGACAACATCGCCAAGACCACCCGAGCCCTCCGCCACGAACCAGAACGAGCACTCGCCATCCTGGGCATCACCAACAACCCGGACACTCACGGAACTTGATCAAGCCCTGGGGTGTCAGGGCACGAATCTTGTCCTTCAAGGACCGGATGGGCCGGTCGGCGATGAAGGTGTAGACGTACCACTTGTCCGTACCTCGCTTGCGTTTCCACTGGAGGCGGAACCCAAGGAAGTCGAACCCTTCGCTCATGTGCACGACGCGGGTCTTGGATTCGGAGAACCGAAGTCCCAGCGGCGCGAGCACATCAGCGATTTCCTCGCGCAGGGCTTTCGCATCGTCACAGCTGCCGAACACGAGCACGACGAAATCGTCCGCGTAGCGGACGATCCGCCAGTTCGGCAGTCCCCTCCGGCGGCGGAGGGCGCGACTTACGGGGCTGCCCATGGCCCCGCCTGGCCGCCACGGCCCGTGAGCGTGCTCATCGAGCGCGCTCAGGGCGATGTTGGCCAGCAGTGGGGACCGGACGCCTCCTTGCGGCGTGCCAGTCGGGTTGTCCTCGAAGTGGCCGGTTTCGGTCATTACCCCGGTCTTGAGGAACGCCTTGACCAGCAGCAGCACATGCTTGTCCTTCACCCGAGTCCGCACCCGGTCCAGCCTTCTCGAAACCGCTGCCGTCCTTCCCCATGCGCCGGGCTTTCCCCGGCTCGGAGTACCACGACGGCTCCGCCCCATCCCAGCCCGGTCAGCGGTCGGTGCGCTCAGCCACCCCTCCGGGCTGGCGGCCCGGCCGGGTGGCAAGGCCCGGATGGTTCCCTTGTTCACTGTGATTCACTCGACGGAGGCGGAGCCCGACTCTGCCCCTGGATCGCGTCGGTGACCGTCATGCCGACCGAGTAGGACAGCCATCGACCTCGTTTCGCGAGCCAGGTCACGAAGTCGTGGGTGCCGCCGGCGGAGTCCGTGCGGATCAGCGTCTGCCGTCCTTGCCGGTACTTCTTCGGGATCTGAGCGAGGGCGACTTGGGCGGTGGCGATGTGGTCGGCAGCGGTGTTCGAGCCTGCGTTCCCCGGTCGTAGGAGGGCGGCGACCGGTTCTCCGGTTCCGCCCGGGCCGTGGTCGACGAAGGCCGTCAGGGGGTGATGGCCGTAGGTCTTCTTCCAGGTCGCGGCCGCGTTCTCTTTGTCGGAGTGCGCGGTCACGAGGACGCCGTCGAGATCGACGATGACCTGGCCGTCTGCGTCCGGGGCGTTCTCGTCGGCCAACGACCAGACCCGGTTGCGGACTTCGGAGCGTGCGGACCGGATGGCCCGCAGGGCTTTCTCGCCGGAGGCGGCGAGGATGTCGATCAGACGGGAGACGGTCGGGTCGGAGGCGACCGGCCCGAAGACGGCTCACACCGCAGCATCGCGACGTCCGCGAGGCAGTCCCCGCCCAGTGCGACCGCCAGGGCGACGTCCAGGAAGGCCTTGCCGGGATCGTGGACGGCCCGCGGCTTGCGCCACGGAGCCAGAGCCAGGGATATGTTGGTCAAGACCGGTCTTGCGGACCGTTTCGACGAGCAGGACCGACCCGGCCTGGGAGACAACCTGACGGCCGTCGTCCTGGACACGGACACGAGGGTAGGACCCGATAGAGTGCTTCACCTGGGAAGTGCCTCCGGCGGTGGCAGGAACAAGGACCTCGACAATCCTCATTCTTGCTGGTCAGAGCAATGCCGGTGATTTAGGGTGTTTCCGCAGGTGAGGATAGGTGTCCTGGGTTCCCCGTGACTTTGAGTGAGTAGCTGACGCGGCTGGGAGGGCGGGGCTCGTCCCGGCGTTTGGCTTCGAAGGTGTTCCTCGGTGGTTTCTTCAGTCGTTGGCAGCGGCGGTCGCGGCGTGGGGGAAGGAGGTCGTTGAGGAGTTCCTGGACGACTTCGAGTCGGGCGGTGCACAGGATCTGCGGGTTCGCTGCGGTCTGTCCGGCGGTTGTGAGCCGGGCGAGCTGCACCATCGTGGTGAAGGAGATCCGGTCGGGATCGACCTCGCCCTGTTCGGCTGCGTGGACTTTGAGCGCGGACAGTGCCTGGTAGACGGTGAGGAGTGCGTAGACCTCCTGGCAGATGAGCTCGGGGGTCTTGGAGCGCAGGATGAAGCCGGCGCCTCGTAGCCGGTTTTTGAGTTCCGCGAAGCCGTTCTCGATCTCCCAGCGCTGGTGGTAGAGCTGGGCCAACTGCCGTGCGGGCGCCTGCCGGTGGTCGAGCAGGCTGGTCGCCAGGCGGAACTTCTCGGTTAGGGCCGGCCTGTCCTGGGACCGGACGGTGACGGTGTAGTCGATGATGCGCACGAGGTGTCCTTGAGGCAGCCCTGTCGGGGTGCGGCCGTGGAAGCGGGCGTTGCCCAGGCGCTGGCCCTCGGCGGGGGTGGGCATGACGGACACGTACGAGCCGTCGGGCAGCACCCACAGCGGTGGCAGGACGAGGTTCTTCTTGATCCGCCATGCGAGGTGGCAGCCGGTCGCCTCGACCAGGCCCCACAACTCGTGGCCGGCGAAGTTGCGGTCGGCCAGCAGCAGCATGCCCGGCCGCAGGGAGGCAAGCAGGCGTCGGGCGAGCTTGTGCTCGCTGAATCTGGCGATCGAGTCGAAGGCCGCGTCGATGATGGCGTGGGTGCCGCACTCGATCAGAGACATCAGTCTGACCTGCGGGTTTCCGCTCTTGTTGGTGCCGTCGCGGCCGGTGAATCCGAACGCGGCAGCGTTCCCGGCGGTGTCCGGTACGTCCAGCGCGGTGCCGTCCCAGGCGACCAGCCGCAGGCCGAAGGCGAACGCTCCTGGGGTCGCGGGTGTCGCCTGGGCGCCGCACCGGCGTTCGAAGAGCGCCTGGAACGGCTTGTCGCCCAGGCGCTGGCGGGCTCTGGTGAGGGCCGAACTGGTGGGCAGGCGCTGGACGAGGCCGCCCGGCAGGTGCCGCAGTTTCTCGGTCAGGGTCCGCAGGACCACCCGGTATCCCGGCGGCCCGGTGCTGTCGGAGCTGCTGAACAGGCAGAGAGCCAGGACGAAGTAGACCACCGCGCGGGCCGGCAGGAGCCTGCGGCGGCGCTCGGCCCTTCCGGTCAACTCCAGTACCTCGTCGACCACTTCGGGGGTGATCTCCTCAGTGAGTACGCCGAGTCGGATCCGGTCGCCGAACTGCGGCTCCAACCGTCTTCGGGGACTTCGAGGGGACACTGGCCGGGGCGTCGACATGACGATTGAGGCAGCAGCGATGGCAGACTGAGCGCCCAACGGGGCTCCCTTGCAGACAGTCGGATCTTGGTCGATCTCCTGTCCTACCGGGAGCCCCGTTGCCATGTCCCGAGATCATCTGGCGCATCATCAGATCGGGGCGAATCCC
It includes:
- a CDS encoding tetratricopeptide repeat protein; protein product: MARKRTPNRALDNLLDQARWTRTQLAQQVNRLGPQAGLALTYDRTAVAHWIAGVQPKPQVRALIVEALSARLGRPVTHAEAGLKPAPSLMGSQNADTVEELIDLGRATMDPSRRSVLAATVFSAALSVPAFALPARAADESVTPGKKTVRIGSSQVQSIRTMTDRIADILDELGAGHAMPMASAFLVNTVGPWLRAQATEPVRRDMLAAASDLTYLTGWMAMYEKAHGLGQRYYVQALGLAREAEDHVTYCRTLRGMSLQASNLGYGPKALELADSAAEAAPSAGPRLVAFLRGQQAHSAAMVGLTQQAHARLKEAEAALSKADNRRDAIGGYDQTAYLFHVSHVLYEEKDFTGSIKALKQSIRLQPKQERQGRVHAYALLAQRQLRVGHLDAACESWSRFLDEYEHVSSNRGDDHFRTMSTELRRHPTAQPVRELARRAQHVAAAKAA
- a CDS encoding trypsin-like serine peptidase, with protein sequence MAQAIPVEEQEARETTPPASVREQGPRPFSPSHPFEGIKEVGTFFWAETDENGELFYRFCGGTVVRSPGKNLVATAAHCFDGNDQQQALAFVPQHSKRNPKPHGVYPIQKGQIYADPRYMRKGGDKAYTNLDFAILKTGARSDGKLVQDVVGAIELGINTGFDHPKTRVIGYPGFASKQDPLDCVTPAKKFTTGNDGEVKGGTFTEVNCDGYVSGTSGGPFITAGSESPKLIGVTGGWKTGGTSADTSYSSYFGDEIKRIYDAAVAGRIPAPIVLPAASMWKHAKDIQSGYFTLNGAVEDDRMDMVVMWTDGELSLYRGADKNLNYFDREFTLQKPNDLWADHAKQVVAGDFTGDNGSDLIVRWSDGEVTLYPSVDEKGFHGEKQLVAKNATWGQYAVSLTAGRFGGNQWQDDLVVRWSDGELTVYQNTGDKLGKEIKVHGRNETWTHAVELGSGDYSHGDVWDLVVRWSDGEVTCYGDFSGNGLGTEHNWKPANKLWTHAMIVSGGDYSDNPWPDDTIVRWSDGELSLHVDGNASGIGRENQLVAP
- a CDS encoding group II intron maturase-specific domain-containing protein, giving the protein MSQQPPRDVLRRLNRIMRGWSNYFRYAVAKSTM
- a CDS encoding ISAs1 family transposase, giving the protein MLEKLGPLDADRIADLRPYLESVPDPRSRRGRWYSLTAILLVCACAAVCGAKSIDELAEFGERATNSLLASLGVRRHLLGWRRSPKPVTLGRVLQALDGDALDQAVGAYLADRHRITASADVPEARARQVIAVDGKALKGSARLDTPRRHLLSAVTHDRVATIAQVEVGAKTNEVRHFKPLLAPLDLADTVVTFDALHSVKANITWLVETKKAHYIAVIKTNQPTAYAQLAALPWTSIKVQHTASATAHGRRESRSIKTCAIADNLGGIAFPHAHLAIRVHRRRKPTGRPETRENVYAVTSLAAHQTRPADLAAAIREHWGIENSSHYIRDVTFAEDASTIHAGTAPRAMATIRNLAIGTLKILGADNIAKTTRALRHEPERALAILGITNNPDTHGT
- a CDS encoding reverse transcriptase domain-containing protein produces the protein MKDKHVLLLVKAFLKTGVMTETGHFEDNPTGTPQGGVRSPLLANIALSALDEHAHGPWRPGGAMGSPVSRALRRRRGLPNWRIVRYADDFVVLVFGSCDDAKALREEIADVLAPLGLRFSESKTRVVHMSEGFDFLGFRLQWKRKRGTDKWYVYTFIADRPIRSLKDKIRALTPQGLIKFRECPGCW
- a CDS encoding IS4 family transposase, which gives rise to MEPQFGDRIRLGVLTEEITPEVVDEVLELTGRAERRRRLLPARAVVYFVLALCLFSSSDSTGPPGYRVVLRTLTEKLRHLPGGLVQRLPTSSALTRARQRLGDKPFQALFERRCGAQATPATPGAFAFGLRLVAWDGTALDVPDTAGNAAAFGFTGRDGTNKSGNPQVRLMSLIECGTHAIIDAAFDSIARFSEHKLARRLLASLRPGMLLLADRNFAGHELWGLVEATGCHLAWRIKKNLVLPPLWVLPDGSYVSVMPTPAEGQRLGNARFHGRTPTGLPQGHLVRIIDYTVTVRSQDRPALTEKFRLATSLLDHRQAPARQLAQLYHQRWEIENGFAELKNRLRGAGFILRSKTPELICQEVYALLTVYQALSALKVHAAEQGEVDPDRISFTTMVQLARLTTAGQTAANPQILCTARLEVVQELLNDLLPPRRDRRCQRLKKPPRNTFEAKRRDEPRPPSRVSYSLKVTGNPGHLSSPAETP